A genomic window from Cytobacillus suaedae includes:
- a CDS encoding SGNH/GDSL hydrolase family protein — protein MQRLVCFGDSITARNEGYSESMLTSKLSTQVKMEIINAGVPGDNSCDAIRRIEKDVLSYQPDLVTVLFGANDAAFHKTVSLETYKQNMTDIVNLIGPEKTILISPAPVDESKQFARSNEVLSTYANVVQQVANQTGSHYIDLFKTMFSRVDYKEILKGELDDGLHFGEKGYDLLAEFINKKINEIVGES, from the coding sequence ATGCAAAGATTGGTTTGCTTTGGTGATAGTATAACTGCTAGAAACGAAGGGTATAGTGAATCGATGCTTACTTCAAAGCTATCTACTCAAGTAAAAATGGAGATTATTAATGCTGGTGTACCTGGTGATAACTCGTGTGATGCAATACGTCGAATTGAGAAGGACGTACTTAGTTATCAACCCGACCTAGTAACCGTGCTTTTTGGGGCAAATGATGCTGCATTTCACAAGACAGTTAGTCTAGAAACCTATAAACAAAACATGACTGATATTGTAAATCTAATAGGACCTGAAAAAACAATATTGATTTCTCCAGCCCCAGTAGACGAAAGTAAGCAATTTGCAAGATCGAATGAGGTTCTAAGTACATATGCAAATGTAGTTCAGCAAGTTGCAAACCAAACAGGTAGCCATTATATTGATTTATTTAAAACTATGTTTTCAAGAGTTGACTATAAAGAAATTTTAAAAGGTGAACTTGACGATGGGTTGCATTTTGGAGAAAAAGGATATGATCTTCTAGCAGAGTTCATTAATAAAAAAATAAACGAAATCGTTGGGGAATCTTAA
- a CDS encoding M42 family metallopeptidase: MSYPNTGETIDLLKNLVSIPSPSGNTNEVITYVENFLSEFNVETKRNRKGGLIATLPGKDDSQHRMLTAHVDTLGAIVKEIKPSGRLKLDLIGGFKYNSIEGEYCQIETSSGKKYTGTILMHQTSVHVYKDAGKAERNQDNMEVRIDEVVKNADEVRALGIEVGDFVSFDPRVQTTPNGFIKSRHLDDKASVAILLQLIKQIKQDKIELPYTTHFLISNNEEIGYGGNSNISPETVEYLAVDMGAMGDGQSTDEYTVSICVKDASGPYHYEFRKKLVQLAEENKIGYKLDIYPYYGSDASAAIRSGNDIVHGLIGPGIDSSHAFERTHESSIENTAKLLYHYVQSEMVL, translated from the coding sequence TTGAGTTATCCAAATACAGGAGAAACAATTGATTTATTAAAAAACTTAGTGTCTATTCCAAGTCCATCTGGAAATACAAATGAAGTAATTACATATGTTGAGAACTTTTTATCTGAATTTAATGTTGAGACGAAGAGAAACCGAAAAGGTGGATTAATTGCTACTTTACCAGGTAAAGACGACAGCCAACACCGTATGTTGACTGCACACGTAGATACTCTAGGTGCAATTGTGAAAGAGATTAAGCCGAGTGGAAGATTGAAGTTAGATTTAATCGGTGGATTTAAATATAACTCCATTGAGGGTGAATATTGCCAAATCGAAACATCTTCAGGTAAAAAATATACTGGTACGATTCTTATGCATCAAACCTCAGTCCATGTCTACAAAGATGCTGGAAAAGCAGAACGTAATCAAGATAACATGGAAGTTCGAATCGATGAGGTTGTTAAAAATGCAGATGAAGTACGTGCTTTAGGTATAGAGGTTGGAGACTTTGTATCCTTTGACCCTAGAGTTCAAACAACGCCTAACGGATTCATAAAATCTCGTCATTTAGATGACAAAGCAAGCGTTGCGATCTTACTTCAATTAATCAAACAAATTAAGCAAGACAAAATAGAACTACCGTATACAACTCATTTCTTAATTTCAAATAATGAAGAAATCGGATATGGTGGAAACTCGAACATTTCTCCAGAAACAGTTGAATATTTAGCTGTTGATATGGGAGCGATGGGGGATGGTCAGTCAACTGACGAATACACAGTATCTATTTGTGTAAAGGATGCAAGTGGTCCTTATCATTATGAGTTTAGAAAGAAACTTGTTCAATTAGCAGAGGAAAACAAGATTGGTTATAAACTTGATATCTATCCTTACTATGGTTCAGATGCATCTGCAGCCATTCGCTCAGGAAACGACATCGTTCACGGACTAATCGGACCAGGAATTGATTCATCACATGCGTTTGAACGTACACATGAATCATCGATCGAAAATACAGCAAAATTACTTTACCACTACGTTCAATCAGAGATGGTATTGTAA